In one window of Hyla sarda isolate aHylSar1 chromosome 1, aHylSar1.hap1, whole genome shotgun sequence DNA:
- the DAZAP1 gene encoding DAZ-associated protein 1 isoform X7, whose amino-acid sequence MMQRSRGREVEVKRAEPRDSKSQTSGLAGSNQWGSRGIQPAANGWTGQAPATWPQSYSPQGMWMPTGQTIGGYGPPAGRGAAPPPPPFPFLVSAPQGGYPAQGFPPGYATPPPFGYGYGPPPPPPDQFVPSGVPPPPGTPGAAPLAFPPAPGQSAQDLSKPPGGQQDFTFSQFGYGQDMSGFGQSFSDLSQQPPSYTTGPTAPASAGPAAGGSGVGRGQNHNVQFHPYRR is encoded by the exons GTGGAAGTAAAACGTGCTGAGCCTCGCGATAGTAAAAGCCAAACTTCAGGACTAGCAGGATCTAACCAGTGGGGAAGTAGAGGGATACAGCCTGCAGCCAATGGATGGACAGGACAGGCTCCCGCCACgtggccacaaagctacagtccgCAAG GTATGTGGATGCCTACTGGACAGACAATTG GCGGGTATGGGCCTCCTGCAGGCCGAGGTGCTGCTCCTCCACCTCCGCCTTTCCCATTCCTAGTGTCAGCACCCCAAGGAGGATATCCTGCACAAGGCTTTCCACCAGGATATGCAACACCACCTCCATTTG GCTATGGCTATggcccaccccctccccctcctgatcAGTTCGTCCCATCAGGAGTTCCACCACCACCTGGTACTCCAGGAGCAGCGCCATTGGCGTTCCCTCCAGCACCAGGGCAGTCAGCTCAGGATCTCAGTAAACCCCCTGGTGGTCAGCAAGACTTTACTTTTAGCCAGTTTG GATATGGACAGGACATGAGCGGGTTTGGACAGAGTTTCTCGGACCTCAGCCAACAGCCCCCATCTTATACGACAGGACCCACTGCACCAGCATCGgcaggtccggccgctgggggaAGTGGAGTGGGACGAGGGCAGAATCACAATGTGCAATTCCACCCTTATAGACGTTAA